The window TCGCCCTCGCGCAGGCGTTCGCGATCCGGCTGCCCTACCGCAAGCCTGCTGGGACGGACGAAGACGACGTGGCGCCGGTCGAGATGCTTCTCGCGCAGGGCCGCGACATCGCATACGTCGAGCGCGCGGTGCTCGAGCATCACACCGTGCGCGACGTCGGCGATGCTCTCCGTAAGTTCGGCCCGCGCTTTCGAGCGCGATTGACCGACGGGGAGCAGCCGATGTGGGGGCGCCTTCGAACGCAGAGCCGCTCGCAGCGCTCGCGCGCCTACGTCTGGCCGTTCTACTCGGTCAGCTTCGTCGTTCCGGCGATCGCCGCGCTATACGGTCTTCTGCGCGACCGGCGCGCCGAGTGGCTCTACCACCCTTTCGTGAGCGCCGCGTTCGGCTTCGAGTTTTGGCGGCAGGCCGGCCTCGTCGCGCTCTCGCGCATCAAGGGGCGTGCCTGATCGAATCGCTCCGCTTGCGTCTTCGAAGACCTCGCTCCAATACCGCATCATCGTCAGACCGTCCTCGTGCCGTCCGAGCAGATCGGGGATCGGCCTCCCTTCGATCAGATCGACGAGCAGCGAAGCGAAGTTAATGCCCGCTGCGGTCGTCAGCGCGAGCGTACCGGAGAATCGGGGATTCATCTCGATGATCTGAAAACCGCCGGCGCGCAACATGCCCTGAACGTTGGCGGGTCCCGTCAAGCCGCTGCGCTCGACGACGCTGCGCGCGATCGTTTCGATCGCCGGATTGCGGTGCGTGCGCCCTTTGACCGACACGCCCGCTTTGATCGCGATTCGCTCGCGCGGAACGGCCGCGACGACGCGTCCCGGCGCGGCGGCGAAGCAATCGACGGTGAACTCGGTCCCGTCGATCGCCTCTTGAACGATGAGGTCGTTGCGGCCGCGCGCCGCTTCGTGAAGCGAGTGCAGGCTCTCGATGCGCGCGGTGCCGACCGAGCCCGAGCCGCGGCGCGGTTTGAGATAGACGGGGAAACGTTCGATCGCGATCGAGGGCGAGTAGGCTTGCGTCTGCGGACCAGCGACGCCGATCTCGCGCAAGAAGGCGGCGAACTCCAATTTATCGCCGGTGCGCAGGACGATCTCGCGCGGCGGCAGCGCGAGCCGGCATCCGATCGAGTCGAAGAGCGCGCGCGCGGCGTCGAGAGGAAGAAACTCGCTCTCGACGATCAACGGCACGAGCAGATCGATCTCGAAGCGGCGCGCCGCTTCGAAGCACGCGCGAGCGAAGTCGTCGTTGCCGGCGGCCGGAAGCAGCGCGAACGCGTCGACGAAGGCGCGCGTCGCGTTGAGCGCGCTCATGTCGCCGGCCGCGACGAACTCGGCTCGCCCGTCTTCGCGAAGTGCCTTCACGAGCGACTGGGCGGTAACGGTCCCGGCCGCGGTGATCATCACCCGGCGGACGGGGCGGCGGTTATCGCGCATCGTGCGGCTGCCAGTGTTGCGTCATATCTTTCGGCCCGATCGGCCCGGGATGGTGGTAGACGAAGAATCGGCTATCCGGCCCGACGTAGACCGTCTCTTCGGTAAGCGGGTCGCGGCCGTAGAAGACGATCGTGTTCGTCTGCGGATCGTAGACGGCGCGCCAGTGATATCCGGACGGCAAGTGCGTGTAGTCGTACTGCGTGACCGGCGTGCAGCTTGCGAGCGCGAGCGCGCTCGCGAGAACGACGAGTAGCCTCGCCTTAGTAGGCCCGCACGTTGCGCAAGCCCGCGGCCTTGAAGGCGTCCGCGACGGCCTGCGCGTCGGAACCGGCGCCGAGGTAGAGGACGACGGCTCGTCCTTCCGCTACCGCGTCGTCGAAGTTGTCCACCTCGTCGTCGGGTATCGCGAAGCCGGAGAGGTAACGCTTCGACGGACTCTCGTCGACGGAGAACGTCTCGAGCGTCGGCGTCGGGCTGTTGATGCCGGGAACGCCCGTACCGCCGGCGTCGCCCATGATGCCTAAGCCCTTCATCATGTCGTCAGAGAACGAGTTGTCCTCCATGTCGTTTATGACGTCGACGAAGTCCAACTGAGAAGACTCGGCGTCGTCCGCGCTCCCGCTGACGACCTTGATCTTGCTCAAATCGAGTCTCTGCGCCAAGAGCGCGCTCTCGAGCGCCTTTGCGTTCGAGTCTGGAAAGATGCCGACGATCAAACCTGCTGCCACGCGTGCGGACCCCTCTTAGCCGTTGTACTGCCTGATGGCGTGGCCAAGCCGTTCGACGCCCACCCGGATACTCTTTTCGGAGGCGTTCGAAAAATTGAGGCGCATCCCGTCGTGCACGTTGCGTCCCGGATAGAAGTTGACGCCCGGCACGAAGACGACTTTCGATTCGGCGGAGATGCGCAGGAGCTCGGTCGTGTCGACGCCGGGAATCGTGGCCCAGAGAAACATCCCGCCAGCCGGTCGCGTGAAGCGAACGCCGTCGGGCATGCACTCCGACAGCGCCTCCGCCATGACGTCGCGGCGCCGCGCGTAGGTCTGCGCGATTCGCCGCACGTGCGAGCCGAAAGCGTCGCGGTCGCTCGCATACTGGTGAAAGACGTACTGCGCGAACGTGCCGCTGTGGAGATCCGCTCCTTGCTTTGCGAGAACGATCTTCTCGCGAATCTCCTCATCGGGTATGACGAGCCACGCGATCCGCATGCCGGGGGCCATGATCTTGCTCCCCGTGCCGGAGTAGATGATCGGCGCCGTCGTCTCGAGCGAGATGAGAGAGGGCAGATCGCTTCCTTCAAATCGCAGTTCGCCGTACGGATCGTCTTCGACGATCGGCAGGCCGAAGTGCTCGCAGATTCGGACGACCGTCTCGCGGCGGCGCGCGGAGAGCGTGCGACCGGTGGGATTCTGAAAATTCGGAACGAGATAGAGAAACTTCGGGAAGGGGTCGGCGTGACGAAGCACGCGTTCGAGCGATTCGGGAACGAGGCCGTCCTCATCGGTGTCGACCGTGACGTAACGCGTTTGGTACGCGTCGAACGCCTGAATCGCGCCGAGATACGACGGATCCTCCAGCACGACGTGATCGCCGGGATCGAGAAAGATCTTGCCGACGAGATCGAGGCCCTGTTGCGATCCGTTGACGATCGTGACGGCGTCGGCATGCACGGTGCGGCCGAATCGGCGCGTGAGCCTCGCCGCAACCCAGGCGCGCATCTCCGGAATTCCTTCGGTCACGCTGTACTGCAGCGCCGCGGCGCCGTAGCGCTCCATCACCGTCTGCGCGGCCGCTGCGATCGCCGCGGTCGGGAAGAGTTCGGGCGCCGGAAGGCCGCCGCCGAACGAGATTACGTCGGGTTGCTGCGTGACCTTGAGCATCTCGCGAATCGTCGAGGCCCGCAGGTGGGCCGTGCGCTCGGCGAACGCAGCGGCTCGCGAGATCGTAGACATCTCCGCCCTCTTATCCGGCGGGCATCGGGGGTCCGCTTATCTCCCGCAGGGAGTCGCCGGCGAACGAAAGGAGCGTCGCTCCCAGCCCGATCAGGCCGACCAGAATGAGCACGAGCGTGCCGACGACGGGAACGAGTTCGGCCGCGGTGATCAGCCCGATGCCGACGAGAAACGCGAGGAGCGGCGACGGCGTCGTCGCCGGGCTGACGAGCTCGCAGAGACGGCGCCCGATCAGCAGCGAGAGCGCGGCGGTTCCCAAGAAGATGCTCGCGAGGACGAAGACGAATTCGAGCAAGATCAACGGGATCAAAACGATCGTGATCGCGAGGAGCACGGCGAGCGGGATGATGGCGACGCATCCGAAGAGCCCGGCGGTGACGCTGAGACCCGGATGGCGCTCGAGCCGGTCGAGAACCATCCGCGTGCGCAGCGGGAAGATCAAAAAGACGAGCAGCGCCAGCAGATTCCATGAGAGCCGCCAGAGCAGACGATGATCGGGCACGAGCGGGTTGTACGCGGACTCGCTCGGGGCCCACGGAACGACCGCCTGCGTCAACGCGCCGCCGACCTGCGTGACCCCGCCGGTGACGACGCCTCCCGGACGCGGATCGTAGTTGCCGCCGATGACCGTGACGTCGCCTTCGATGACGCCGGCGTTCGTT is drawn from Candidatus Binatia bacterium and contains these coding sequences:
- a CDS encoding PLP-dependent aminotransferase family protein encodes the protein MSTISRAAAFAERTAHLRASTIREMLKVTQQPDVISFGGGLPAPELFPTAAIAAAAQTVMERYGAAALQYSVTEGIPEMRAWVAARLTRRFGRTVHADAVTIVNGSQQGLDLVGKIFLDPGDHVVLEDPSYLGAIQAFDAYQTRYVTVDTDEDGLVPESLERVLRHADPFPKFLYLVPNFQNPTGRTLSARRRETVVRICEHFGLPIVEDDPYGELRFEGSDLPSLISLETTAPIIYSGTGSKIMAPGMRIAWLVIPDEEIREKIVLAKQGADLHSGTFAQYVFHQYASDRDAFGSHVRRIAQTYARRRDVMAEALSECMPDGVRFTRPAGGMFLWATIPGVDTTELLRISAESKVVFVPGVNFYPGRNVHDGMRLNFSNASEKSIRVGVERLGHAIRQYNG